One genomic region from Candidatus Spechtbacteria bacterium encodes:
- the rplP gene encoding 50S ribosomal protein L16 — translation MLVPKKVKHRKWTKGHHRTAIDSRGTTLSFGSYGLQVKEGHGRVTSRQIEAVRRVFTRAMKKGGKVWIRIFPDRPITKKGVEVPMGGGKGSVEHYVADVGPGRILFEIDGITPDVAKETMRLAGFKLSVRTRMITRE, via the coding sequence ATGTTAGTCCCAAAGAAGGTAAAACATCGTAAATGGACAAAGGGCCATCATCGTACGGCGATAGATTCGCGTGGCACGACGCTTAGTTTTGGTTCTTACGGTCTGCAAGTCAAGGAAGGCCATGGGCGTGTTACGAGCCGTCAGATTGAAGCTGTGCGCCGCGTGTTTACACGCGCGATGAAAAAAGGAGGAAAAGTGTGGATCCGTATTTTCCCAGATCGGCCAATAACTAAGAAAGGAGTGGAGGTTCCGATGGGCGGAGGAAAGGGTTCGGTAGAGCATTATGTGGCGGACGTTGGTCCGGGACGCATTTTGTTTGAGATTGATGGAATAACTCCCGATGTCGCAAAAGAAACAATGCGGCTTGCAGGATTCAAGCTGTCGGTGCGGACACGGATGATTACTAGAGAGTAA
- the rplF gene encoding 50S ribosomal protein L6: MSRIGKQHITLPKNVTIEQNDRVLNISGPRGALSIILTNEVEVRNENGVYIVGLSSNELNKKSVSLWGLTKRLIENAAKGVSEGFSKKMFIEGVGYRAEIQGKDLVLSLGFSHPVRISAPEGIQFNVDKNTLTVSGNDKYLVGQVAANIRVYRKPEPYKGKGIRYEGERVRRKAGKKAAA, translated from the coding sequence ATGTCACGAATTGGCAAACAACATATTACGTTACCAAAAAATGTCACGATCGAACAAAACGACCGTGTTTTGAATATAAGCGGGCCGCGGGGCGCGCTTTCCATAATACTAACCAATGAGGTTGAAGTAAGAAATGAGAATGGCGTATATATTGTTGGGCTTTCTAGCAATGAACTAAATAAAAAAAGCGTATCTTTATGGGGGCTTACAAAACGCTTAATTGAAAATGCCGCGAAAGGAGTAAGTGAAGGGTTTAGTAAGAAAATGTTTATTGAAGGTGTTGGCTACCGGGCAGAAATACAGGGGAAAGATTTAGTGTTGAGTTTGGGATTCTCTCATCCGGTTCGCATTTCTGCTCCAGAAGGAATACAATTCAATGTTGATAAAAACACACTTACTGTTTCGGGGAACGATAAATATCTAGTTGGGCAGGTTGCGGCAAATATCCGCGTGTATCGAAAGCCAGAACCATATAAAGGAAAGGGTATTCGTTATGAGGGCGAACGCGTTCGTCGCAAGGCTGGTAAGAAAGCGGCTGCGTAA
- a CDS encoding 50S ribosomal protein L18, producing MESRVSTKKRILRNRRHKRIRSTMQGTKQHPRLCVFRSNTSIYAQIIDDEKGMVLAFATDRKLNDKKKEGKVGRAERVGEQIAELAKNAGIKKVKFDRGGYRYHGRIKALADGARKGGLIF from the coding sequence ATGGAAAGTCGCGTCTCTACAAAAAAAAGAATATTAAGAAATCGTCGTCACAAGCGAATTCGCAGTACGATGCAGGGGACCAAACAGCACCCGCGGCTTTGCGTATTTCGTTCAAATACATCAATATACGCGCAAATTATTGATGATGAGAAGGGTATGGTATTGGCTTTTGCAACAGATCGTAAGTTGAATGATAAAAAGAAAGAAGGTAAGGTTGGCCGCGCGGAGCGAGTAGGAGAGCAAATCGCTGAACTTGCCAAGAATGCGGGTATTAAAAAAGTGAAATTTGATCGCGGAGGATATAGATATCACGGTCGTATAAAAGCGCTTGCCGATGGCGCAAGGAAAGGAGGGTTGATATTCTAA
- the rpsH gene encoding 30S ribosomal protein S8, translating into MHSDPIADMLNRIKNASILHHEVVKIPYSKVKGQLADLLLEEGFLAGVDRKKDGVRKYLVINLRYEGGASAVNGVARISKPGRRMYVKAAEVKPVKHGYGCAVISTSKGLMTDKRAREKGLGGEFFCKVW; encoded by the coding sequence ATGCATTCCGATCCAATAGCAGACATGCTTAATCGAATAAAGAACGCTTCTATACTCCACCACGAGGTGGTGAAGATTCCGTATTCCAAAGTAAAAGGGCAACTCGCCGATTTGCTATTGGAAGAAGGTTTTTTGGCAGGAGTGGATCGCAAGAAAGACGGCGTGCGAAAATATCTTGTTATTAATTTGCGCTATGAAGGGGGTGCGTCGGCAGTTAATGGAGTTGCGCGAATCAGTAAGCCTGGGCGCCGTATGTATGTTAAGGCGGCGGAAGTTAAGCCGGTTAAGCATGGCTATGGTTGCGCGGTTATATCAACGTCCAAAGGTCTCATGACGGATAAGCGCGCCCGCGAGAAAGGGCTTGGCGGAGAGTTTTTTTGTAAAGTTTGGTAA
- the rpsE gene encoding 30S ribosomal protein S5, with translation MGPGGGRGGERRGGIQQRRERGPQTQREGSRFASQEFEQKLLQLARVARVTKGGRRFSFRATVVIGDRNGRVGVGVAKGTDVSAAVEKAVRNAKRALIIVPMTKNKTVPYEVIGKQTSARVFLAPAFGGRGIIAGGAVRAVCDLAGYRDISAKILGRTSNKLNNALATIKALQSIKMMKRGKVTQNEVISNETVVSEDEVQLVK, from the coding sequence ATGGGGCCTGGAGGAGGAAGGGGGGGCGAGCGAAGGGGTGGGATACAGCAAAGGAGAGAACGAGGTCCGCAAACTCAAAGAGAGGGATCGCGTTTTGCGTCACAAGAATTTGAGCAAAAACTTTTACAGCTTGCTCGCGTTGCTCGTGTCACGAAAGGCGGACGACGATTTAGTTTCCGCGCGACAGTAGTTATTGGTGATCGCAATGGTCGTGTCGGGGTGGGGGTTGCAAAGGGAACTGACGTTTCCGCGGCAGTTGAAAAAGCCGTGCGTAATGCTAAGCGCGCTTTGATTATTGTCCCAATGACAAAAAATAAGACTGTTCCTTATGAAGTCATCGGCAAGCAGACTAGCGCCCGAGTATTTTTGGCACCGGCATTCGGCGGGCGTGGAATTATTGCTGGAGGCGCTGTGCGCGCAGTGTGCGACCTGGCAGGATATCGTGATATTTCAGCAAAAATTTTAGGACGCACGAGTAATAAATTAAATAACGCGCTTGCAACCATTAAAGCATTGCAATCAATTAAGATGATGAAGCGAGGAAAGGTTACGCAAAACGAAGTAATCTCAAACGAAACGGTCGTGAGTGAGGATGAGGTTCAACTAGTAAAATAA
- a CDS encoding uL15 family ribosomal protein: MQMHELQKPKTQRKSRRVGRGGKRGTYSGRGMKGQKARAGAKIRPEFREFFKRVPKLRGSNGPTFAFKKNNVEVVSLQALDKYFEKGDVVSPKTLVEHKVAVKLNGRLSLVKILSKGTISKGVNVEGCSLSASARKQIVSAGGSVKN, from the coding sequence ATGCAGATGCACGAATTACAAAAACCGAAGACTCAGAGAAAATCTCGACGCGTGGGACGCGGCGGAAAGCGCGGTACTTATTCTGGTCGTGGCATGAAAGGGCAAAAAGCGCGCGCGGGCGCAAAGATACGCCCGGAATTCCGTGAATTTTTTAAGCGCGTTCCGAAGCTCCGCGGCTCAAACGGCCCAACTTTTGCATTCAAAAAAAATAATGTAGAGGTGGTTTCCCTCCAGGCGCTTGATAAATATTTTGAAAAAGGAGATGTTGTATCGCCAAAGACACTGGTTGAGCACAAGGTTGCCGTTAAGCTTAACGGCCGCTTGTCACTTGTAAAGATTCTCTCTAAAGGTACAATTTCTAAAGGAGTGAATGTGGAAGGATGTTCCCTTTCAGCATCAGCACGTAAGCAGATTGTGAGTGCAGGAGGAAGCGTTAAAAACTAA